From Enterococcus mundtii, the proteins below share one genomic window:
- the coaA gene encoding type I pantothenate kinase: protein MNDPMNYYRVAREEWREFYRNGQAPLTQDELDSIKSLNDRISMQDVRDIYVPLAHLIFLHMKEFESLSLSKGLFLHKYTQVPPFIIGIAGSVAVGKSTTARLLQMILSRTFKRRNVQLITTDGFLYPNKVLKERGIMDRKGFPESYDMERLIDFLNQVKSGQETTKVPVYSHDVYDIIPDEYELIQQPDILIVEGINTLQLPANQQIYVSDFFDFSVYVDADSELIEKWYLDRFGALLDTAFQHPQNYYYQFAIGNREDAFKMARDVWKNVNLKNLNEYILPTRGRADIILHKTENHIIDSIFMRKY, encoded by the coding sequence ATGAATGATCCAATGAATTATTACCGTGTGGCAAGAGAAGAGTGGCGCGAATTTTACCGAAATGGTCAAGCTCCATTGACACAAGATGAACTAGATAGTATAAAAAGTTTGAATGACCGTATTTCCATGCAAGATGTTCGCGACATTTATGTACCACTTGCGCACTTGATTTTTCTGCATATGAAAGAGTTTGAATCCCTCTCTCTGAGCAAAGGGTTATTCCTTCATAAATACACTCAAGTCCCACCGTTTATTATCGGGATTGCCGGAAGTGTCGCAGTCGGTAAAAGCACCACCGCGCGCTTATTGCAAATGATTTTGTCTCGGACATTCAAACGAAGAAATGTCCAGCTAATCACCACAGATGGTTTTTTATATCCGAATAAAGTCTTAAAAGAACGTGGTATCATGGACCGGAAAGGATTTCCGGAAAGTTATGACATGGAAAGGTTGATCGATTTTCTTAATCAAGTGAAATCCGGTCAAGAAACAACCAAAGTTCCAGTCTACTCTCACGATGTCTATGATATTATTCCCGATGAATATGAACTGATCCAACAACCGGACATTTTGATCGTCGAAGGAATCAACACGCTTCAACTACCAGCTAATCAACAAATTTACGTCAGTGACTTTTTTGATTTCTCTGTGTACGTTGATGCAGATTCTGAATTGATCGAAAAATGGTATTTGGATCGCTTTGGCGCGTTACTTGATACAGCTTTTCAACATCCACAAAACTATTACTACCAATTTGCCATTGGTAATCGTGAAGATGCGTTTAAAATGGCAAGAGATGTATGGAAAAATGTGAATTTGAAGAATTTAAACGAATATATCTTGCCTACTCGTGGAAGAGCCGATATAATTCTCCATAAAACTGAAAATCATATTATCGATTCGATTTTCATGCGAAAATATTAG
- a CDS encoding LysR family transcriptional regulator, protein MSIEKLEYFYMIARFNSLSQASKELHVSISSLSSSLKSLEQEIGTDLFERHGKKIILSTHGKAILPSVELILAEAKKLNISLNESVDYPSLRVGTSDASFIFEANKYQSRHQNFTIDYRYIPSLDLLNKLSQKEIDFAITSATLDHPKFIQTRLATLELKVAISSYFVKPDGILSAEVLEELPFIFLLDHVEHQVITKKVVKQLTNEPKYIVCPDSLGATKMITEGKGMLLANTFAQELLAIEPVCFVSLPTFPTIHFYLYKNSESENFYFYPEVEKEIQAIFNQTCHTTQMMGSADTGTYYLPKR, encoded by the coding sequence ATGTCGATCGAAAAATTAGAATATTTCTATATGATTGCCCGTTTCAATAGTCTCTCACAAGCTTCAAAAGAGCTCCATGTTAGTATTTCTTCGTTAAGTAGTTCGTTAAAAAGTTTAGAACAAGAAATCGGGACAGATCTGTTTGAGCGTCACGGGAAAAAGATCATATTGAGTACCCATGGAAAAGCAATCCTTCCTTCCGTAGAATTGATTTTGGCGGAAGCGAAGAAATTGAATATCTCATTAAATGAATCAGTAGACTATCCTTCTTTGCGTGTCGGCACAAGCGATGCTTCGTTTATCTTTGAAGCAAACAAATATCAAAGCCGGCATCAAAACTTTACGATCGACTACCGTTATATTCCTTCATTGGATCTGCTAAATAAACTAAGTCAGAAAGAAATCGACTTTGCCATTACTTCTGCTACCTTAGATCACCCCAAATTCATTCAAACAAGGTTAGCCACTTTGGAACTTAAAGTTGCAATCAGTAGCTATTTTGTAAAACCAGATGGGATATTATCCGCGGAAGTACTAGAAGAGTTACCTTTTATCTTTTTACTCGACCATGTCGAACATCAAGTGATTACAAAAAAAGTAGTCAAACAGCTGACCAATGAACCAAAATATATCGTCTGTCCAGATAGTTTAGGAGCAACGAAAATGATTACAGAAGGAAAAGGAATGCTATTAGCCAATACCTTTGCGCAAGAACTTTTAGCTATTGAACCTGTTTGTTTTGTCTCGCTGCCAACATTTCCAACCATTCATTTTTATCTTTATAAAAACAGTGAATCAGAAAACTTTTACTTCTATCCAGAGGTTGAAAAAGAAATCCAAGCGATTTTCAATCAAACATGTCACACTACACAAATGATGGGCTCTGCTGATACTGGCACCTATTACTTGCCAAAACGATAA
- a CDS encoding class I SAM-dependent methyltransferase gives MTNHYYSEHPETAHEFDEWSFELRGKTFQFVTDSGVFSRETVDYGSRVLIDAFEWTQLPEGKILDVGCGYGPIGLSLAYASERFVEMVDINARAVDLAQGNAKRNQIKNVAIHQSNIYEEVTETDYAAIVSNPPIRAGKKVVHEILTGAYPRLRTGGTLTIVIQKKQGAPSAQKKMQETFGNAEIVIKDKGYYIIRSVKED, from the coding sequence ATGACGAATCATTATTATTCCGAACACCCAGAGACAGCTCATGAGTTTGACGAATGGTCATTTGAGCTAAGAGGGAAAACCTTTCAGTTCGTGACGGACTCCGGCGTGTTTTCACGTGAAACAGTTGATTATGGCTCACGTGTATTGATCGATGCCTTTGAATGGACACAGTTACCAGAAGGCAAAATTTTGGATGTTGGCTGTGGCTATGGTCCAATCGGGCTTTCGCTTGCCTATGCGAGTGAACGTTTCGTGGAAATGGTAGACATCAATGCCAGAGCGGTTGATTTAGCGCAAGGAAATGCGAAGCGAAATCAAATCAAGAATGTAGCGATTCATCAGTCAAACATTTATGAAGAGGTGACAGAAACAGATTACGCTGCAATCGTCAGCAATCCGCCGATTCGAGCAGGCAAAAAAGTCGTACATGAAATCTTGACAGGTGCGTATCCTCGTTTACGTACGGGCGGTACTTTAACGATCGTCATTCAGAAAAAACAAGGGGCACCTAGCGCACAAAAGAAAATGCAAGAAACATTTGGAAACGCAGAAATCGTGATCAAAGATAAAGGCTATTATATTATCCGAAGTGTGAAGGAAGACTAA
- a CDS encoding LacI family DNA-binding transcriptional regulator has product MKLTIRDIAEMAGVSVTTVSQILNNKGSRFSEKTRKKVLSIVNEHHYKPDYFASNVINRHSKTIGMIVPDVTDFFFSKVIEGVESYLNPLGYVIILCNSRHSQDNELKYLRELSHRSVDGLLLATPNVLPQEYALDSGFYNNMPIILIDRGLNRRDNGRLIVKEYEGAYQAVSLLIKNGHTKIGMLKETTGYYQLEERFNGYRHALKDHGLAFNGKFVEEGDLTVQGGYEASKRLLRHKDVTAVFCGNDAMAIGCYQAIDEMGKRIPEDISVIGFDGLKLSEYMIPKLTTVKQPSFDIGFYAARFLIDTIEFPQRKVPNKVFETKLIIRESVKTLTKV; this is encoded by the coding sequence GTGAAACTGACAATTCGAGATATTGCTGAGATGGCGGGTGTTTCAGTGACGACTGTGTCACAGATTTTAAATAATAAAGGCAGCCGTTTTAGTGAAAAGACACGAAAAAAAGTGTTGTCGATCGTAAATGAACATCATTACAAGCCAGATTATTTTGCTTCTAATGTGATCAATCGTCACTCAAAAACGATTGGTATGATCGTGCCAGATGTGACGGATTTCTTCTTTTCAAAAGTGATCGAAGGGGTTGAAAGTTATTTAAATCCCTTAGGATATGTCATCATTCTTTGTAACTCCAGACATAGTCAAGACAATGAACTGAAGTATTTAAGGGAGCTTTCTCATCGATCCGTGGATGGTTTATTGTTAGCGACGCCGAATGTATTGCCTCAAGAGTATGCCCTTGATAGTGGTTTTTATAACAACATGCCGATCATCCTAATCGATCGTGGGTTGAATCGTCGGGATAACGGTCGCTTGATCGTGAAGGAATATGAAGGCGCTTATCAAGCTGTCTCGTTATTGATCAAAAATGGTCATACTAAAATTGGTATGCTAAAAGAGACAACTGGCTATTATCAGTTAGAAGAGCGATTCAATGGTTATCGTCATGCCTTAAAAGATCATGGATTAGCGTTCAACGGTAAGTTTGTAGAAGAAGGAGATCTGACTGTTCAAGGAGGGTACGAAGCAAGTAAACGCTTGTTACGGCACAAAGATGTGACGGCGGTGTTTTGTGGCAATGATGCCATGGCAATTGGTTGTTACCAAGCAATCGATGAAATGGGCAAGCGTATTCCAGAGGATATTTCGGTCATCGGCTTTGATGGATTAAAATTGTCTGAGTATATGATCCCTAAGTTGACAACGGTCAAACAACCGAGTTTCGATATCGGTTTTTATGCAGCTCGCTTTTTGATTGATACGATTGAATTTCCACAAAGAAAAGTTCCGAACAAAGTCTTTGAAACAAAATTAATTATTCGTGAGAGCGTAAAAACATTGACAAAGGTCTAG
- a CDS encoding pyrimidine-nucleoside phosphorylase: MRMVDLIEKKRDGHQLSKEEITYIVTNYTNDNIPDYQISALLMAIFYQDMTDEEITDLTLAIAHSGDVIDLSSLDGIKVDKHSTGGVGDTTTLILAPLVASVGATVAKMSGRGLGYTGGTLDKLEAIPGFRIELSDEEFIRTVNESKVAVIGQSGNLAPADKKLYALRDVTATVNSIPLIASSIMSKKIAAGADAIVLDVTTGDGAFMKNIEDARRLAKTMTRIGKLAGRQTVAVISDMSEPLGEAIGNSLEVVEAIETLQGNGPEDLVEMCYALGSQMVVLAEKAASIEEAREMLKEALESGRALAKFKEMIQNQGGDSTIVDEPARLLTARYIYELPAKTTGVVTKIVANELGIAAMMLGAGRKTKEDSIDHAVGLRLNKKIGDKVETGESLLTIYSNEEDISPVIDLLYKNIEIGDTAEQPILIHDIITE, from the coding sequence ATGCGGATGGTCGATTTGATCGAAAAAAAGAGAGATGGACACCAATTATCAAAGGAAGAGATTACGTACATTGTCACGAACTACACAAATGATAACATTCCTGATTACCAAATCAGCGCATTATTGATGGCTATCTTCTATCAGGATATGACCGATGAAGAAATCACTGATCTAACGTTGGCAATCGCTCATTCTGGCGATGTGATCGATTTGAGTTCCTTAGATGGGATCAAAGTCGACAAGCATTCTACCGGAGGGGTAGGGGATACAACTACCTTGATTTTAGCACCTTTAGTAGCAAGTGTAGGCGCAACTGTGGCAAAAATGTCAGGGCGTGGTCTTGGTTACACAGGTGGTACATTAGATAAGTTAGAGGCTATTCCTGGATTTCGGATCGAACTATCAGATGAAGAATTCATCCGCACCGTGAACGAAAGTAAAGTAGCGGTGATCGGCCAATCGGGCAATCTCGCTCCAGCAGATAAAAAATTGTATGCCTTGCGTGATGTGACGGCAACGGTCAACTCGATCCCATTGATTGCTAGTTCGATCATGAGTAAGAAAATCGCCGCAGGAGCGGATGCGATCGTGCTAGATGTGACGACGGGTGACGGTGCCTTCATGAAAAATATCGAAGATGCAAGACGTCTAGCGAAGACCATGACACGGATCGGCAAATTAGCCGGTCGCCAAACAGTAGCAGTGATTTCTGATATGTCTGAACCGTTGGGTGAAGCAATCGGCAACAGCTTAGAAGTCGTTGAAGCCATTGAAACACTTCAAGGGAACGGACCGGAAGATTTAGTTGAAATGTGCTATGCTTTAGGTAGTCAAATGGTCGTTTTAGCCGAAAAAGCGGCATCGATCGAAGAAGCGCGCGAAATGCTAAAAGAAGCCCTCGAATCTGGGCGAGCGCTAGCCAAATTCAAAGAAATGATCCAAAACCAAGGGGGCGACTCGACGATCGTCGATGAACCTGCGCGGTTGTTAACTGCTCGTTATATTTATGAACTGCCAGCGAAGACAACAGGTGTCGTGACAAAAATCGTTGCGAACGAATTAGGAATCGCAGCAATGATGCTTGGTGCAGGACGTAAAACGAAAGAAGATTCGATCGATCATGCTGTTGGTTTGCGATTGAATAAGAAAATCGGTGATAAAGTAGAAACTGGCGAATCGCTATTGACGATCTATAGTAATGAAGAAGACATTTCGCCAGTGATCGACTTGTTATATAAAAATATTGAAATCGGTGATACGGCTGAACAGCCTATCTTGATTCATGACATCATTACAGAGTAA
- the deoC gene encoding deoxyribose-phosphate aldolase: protein MELNRMIDHTILKADATKADVMRIIEEAKKHHFYSVCINPTWVALAKEELQGEPVAVCTVIGFPLGANTAATKAFETTNAIENGADEVDMVINIGALKSEQDDVVKKDIEAVVEAAKDRALVKVIIETALLEQAEIIKACELAKAAGADFVKTSTGFSTGGAKVEDIRLMRETVGPEMGVKASGGIHNEAEAIAMIEAGATRIGTSAGVSIMSGSTGEGY from the coding sequence ATGGAATTAAATCGAATGATCGACCACACAATTCTAAAAGCAGATGCAACAAAAGCAGATGTGATGCGCATTATTGAGGAAGCAAAAAAACATCATTTCTATTCAGTATGTATCAATCCAACATGGGTTGCCTTGGCGAAAGAGGAATTACAAGGTGAGCCAGTCGCTGTTTGTACCGTTATTGGTTTCCCATTAGGAGCAAATACAGCCGCAACAAAGGCATTTGAAACAACGAATGCGATCGAAAATGGCGCAGATGAAGTGGATATGGTCATCAATATCGGTGCCTTGAAATCTGAACAAGACGATGTCGTGAAAAAAGATATCGAAGCCGTAGTCGAAGCTGCAAAAGATCGTGCGTTAGTTAAAGTAATTATTGAAACAGCCTTGTTAGAACAGGCGGAAATCATCAAAGCTTGCGAATTAGCGAAAGCTGCAGGAGCTGATTTTGTGAAAACATCTACTGGGTTCTCAACAGGTGGCGCGAAAGTGGAAGATATTCGCTTGATGCGTGAAACGGTTGGTCCAGAAATGGGCGTCAAAGCTTCAGGAGGTATCCACAATGAAGCAGAAGCCATTGCGATGATCGAAGCCGGTGCAACACGAATCGGTACAAGTGCTGGTGTGTCAATCATGTCCGGTTCAACTGGCGAAGGCTATTAA
- a CDS encoding cytidine deaminase, which yields MSEIKQEWIDIAIDALDKAYVPYSKFPVGACLVTASGKTYQGLNIENASFGLTNCAERTAFFKAVSEKEMDFTHLVVAGHTPEPISPCGACRQVMAEFCDPEMPVTLVGDNGVAKTMTVRELLPYAFSEKDL from the coding sequence ATGTCAGAAATCAAACAAGAATGGATCGATATCGCTATCGACGCTTTGGATAAAGCGTATGTGCCTTATTCCAAATTTCCAGTAGGTGCTTGTTTAGTGACAGCATCTGGGAAAACCTATCAAGGATTGAATATCGAAAATGCGTCATTTGGCTTAACGAATTGCGCAGAACGTACTGCGTTTTTTAAAGCAGTATCTGAAAAAGAAATGGACTTTACACATCTAGTCGTTGCAGGTCATACACCTGAGCCGATTTCTCCATGTGGTGCTTGTCGCCAAGTAATGGCAGAATTTTGTGACCCAGAGATGCCAGTCACGTTGGTTGGCGACAATGGTGTGGCGAAAACGATGACGGTAAGAGAGTTATTACCTTACGCATTTTCAGAAAAAGATTTATAA
- a CDS encoding BMP family lipoprotein: MKKAKLFGLGAIALSAGLLLSACGNGGSDSTDSTGGNSASGTATAALITDTGGVDDRSFNQSAWEGLEDWGKEQGLSRGNDGFQYFQSANESDYIPNIDQALNAGFKTIFGIGFKLKPAIEEQATSNPETNFAIIDDVIEGKDNVVSATFKDNEASYLAGVAAAYTTETNVVGFIGGVKGEVIDRFEAGFNAGVKAGAEALNKEIEVLNQYAGDFSAPDKGRSIAQGMYAQNADIIFHASGGTGNGVFQEAKSLNESGDKTVWVIGVDRDQSDEGNYTLNGEDKNFTLTSTLKGVGTVVKDLAQQSADGNFPGGEHTVYGLKEDGVGITEGQLSDEAKKAVDEAKEKIISGDIEVPETPES; the protein is encoded by the coding sequence ATGAAAAAAGCAAAATTATTTGGTTTAGGTGCTATCGCACTATCAGCAGGCTTACTTTTAAGCGCATGCGGTAACGGCGGTTCAGATTCTACTGATTCAACCGGTGGAAACAGTGCATCAGGAACAGCAACTGCAGCATTGATTACAGATACAGGTGGCGTCGACGACCGTTCATTCAACCAGTCAGCTTGGGAAGGGTTAGAAGATTGGGGTAAAGAGCAAGGCTTGTCACGTGGAAACGATGGCTTCCAATATTTCCAATCTGCCAATGAATCAGACTATATCCCAAATATCGATCAAGCGTTAAACGCTGGCTTCAAAACAATTTTTGGGATTGGGTTTAAATTGAAACCTGCAATCGAAGAACAAGCAACAAGTAACCCTGAAACAAACTTTGCAATCATTGATGATGTGATCGAAGGAAAAGACAACGTCGTTTCAGCAACATTCAAAGATAACGAAGCTTCTTATCTTGCTGGAGTTGCAGCAGCTTACACAACTGAAACAAATGTGGTTGGATTTATCGGTGGTGTTAAAGGTGAAGTAATCGACCGTTTTGAAGCTGGTTTTAATGCCGGAGTTAAAGCAGGTGCTGAAGCGTTGAACAAAGAAATCGAAGTATTGAACCAATATGCAGGTGATTTCTCAGCTCCAGATAAAGGACGTTCAATCGCACAAGGTATGTACGCACAAAATGCTGACATCATTTTCCATGCTTCAGGTGGGACAGGTAACGGTGTCTTCCAAGAAGCAAAATCATTAAATGAATCAGGCGACAAAACAGTTTGGGTAATCGGTGTTGACCGTGACCAATCTGACGAAGGAAACTACACATTGAATGGTGAAGACAAAAACTTCACATTGACATCAACACTTAAAGGTGTAGGAACAGTTGTAAAAGATTTAGCTCAACAATCAGCAGACGGTAACTTCCCTGGTGGCGAACACACTGTTTATGGTTTGAAAGAAGATGGTGTCGGTATCACTGAAGGCCAACTTTCTGATGAAGCGAAAAAAGCAGTAGATGAAGCAAAAGAAAAAATCATTTCAGGTGATATCGAAGTTCCTGAAACTCCTGAAAGCTAA
- a CDS encoding ABC transporter ATP-binding protein, giving the protein MDQENIVIEMRNITKQFGTFKANDNINLQVKAGEIHALLGENGAGKSTLMNVLSGLLEPTSGEILMHGKEVNITSPTKANQLGIGMVHQHFMLVDAFTVTENIVLGSEPSTGGILNRKKAREEIKRLSEQYGLAVNPDAYVRDISVGMEQRVEILKTLYRGADVLIFDEPTAVLTPQEIDELIVIMKELVKEGKSIILITHKLDEIKAVADRCTVIRRGQGIGTVNVKDVSSQQLADMMVGRTVSFKTMKKEARPQEVVLSVENLVVKENRGLEAVKDLSLEVRAGEVLGIAGIDGNGQSELIQALTGLRRVESGTIRLKDEEITNKKPRKITESGLGHVPEDRHKYGLVLDMTLSENIAMQTYYQKPYSKNGLLNYGVMNEHARDLIDEYDVRTTNELVPAKALSGGNQQKAIIAREIDRDPDLLIVANPTRGLDVGAIEFIHKRLIEQRDKFKAVLLVSFELEEILNVSDRIAVIHQGKIVGIVDPKETSENELGLLMAGYTLEEARRELEKVGDTHE; this is encoded by the coding sequence GTGGATCAAGAAAATATTGTCATCGAAATGCGAAATATCACGAAACAATTCGGTACTTTCAAAGCAAATGACAACATCAACCTTCAAGTGAAAGCAGGAGAAATCCATGCCTTGCTTGGTGAAAATGGTGCAGGTAAATCAACGTTAATGAATGTTTTATCCGGTCTTTTAGAGCCAACATCAGGTGAGATTTTGATGCACGGCAAAGAAGTAAACATCACGAGCCCGACGAAAGCCAATCAATTAGGGATCGGAATGGTGCATCAACACTTTATGTTAGTCGATGCATTCACAGTAACAGAAAATATCGTACTAGGTAGTGAGCCAAGTACAGGCGGTATCTTGAACCGCAAGAAAGCCCGTGAAGAAATCAAACGATTATCTGAACAATACGGCTTAGCAGTGAATCCGGATGCGTACGTTCGTGATATTTCTGTCGGTATGGAACAACGTGTGGAGATTTTAAAAACACTCTATCGTGGGGCAGATGTCTTGATCTTTGATGAGCCAACAGCCGTACTGACGCCGCAAGAAATCGATGAATTGATCGTGATCATGAAAGAGTTAGTCAAAGAAGGAAAGTCGATCATTTTGATCACACATAAATTAGATGAGATCAAAGCAGTTGCCGATCGTTGTACGGTCATTCGCCGTGGTCAAGGAATCGGAACGGTCAATGTGAAAGATGTTTCTTCGCAACAGTTAGCCGATATGATGGTCGGAAGAACCGTCTCATTCAAAACAATGAAAAAAGAAGCACGTCCACAAGAAGTGGTGCTTTCTGTTGAAAATCTTGTAGTTAAAGAAAACCGGGGATTAGAAGCAGTGAAAGATTTGAGTCTGGAAGTCCGAGCAGGTGAAGTCTTAGGTATTGCTGGAATCGATGGAAATGGACAATCGGAGTTGATCCAAGCGTTAACTGGTTTACGTAGAGTAGAAAGTGGAACGATTCGTTTGAAAGACGAAGAGATCACGAATAAAAAACCACGTAAAATCACTGAATCTGGGCTAGGACATGTGCCAGAAGATCGACATAAATATGGCTTGGTCCTTGATATGACTTTATCTGAAAATATTGCCATGCAAACCTACTATCAAAAACCGTATAGTAAAAATGGTCTGTTGAATTATGGTGTGATGAATGAACATGCGAGAGATTTAATCGATGAGTATGATGTGCGGACAACGAACGAATTAGTTCCAGCGAAAGCTTTATCTGGTGGGAACCAACAAAAAGCCATCATTGCACGTGAGATCGATCGTGACCCTGATCTACTGATCGTTGCGAATCCAACACGTGGATTAGATGTTGGTGCGATCGAGTTTATCCATAAACGTTTGATTGAGCAACGTGATAAGTTCAAAGCAGTTTTATTGGTTAGTTTTGAATTAGAAGAAATTTTAAATGTGTCCGATCGTATTGCGGTAATCCATCAAGGAAAAATCGTCGGGATCGTTGATCCAAAAGAAACATCTGAAAACGAGCTAGGTCTATTGATGGCGGGTTATACTTTAGAAGAAGCACGTAGAGAGTTAGAAAAGGTTGGTGACACACATGAATGA
- a CDS encoding ABC transporter permease: MNDRSERFRNLLVPIFSVILGLILGAILMVAFGYHPIQGYSSMLNASLGSQRSIGETLRQATPLIFTALGFSVANSAGFFNIGLSGQALCGWIISIWTALAFPDLPKIILLPMCVILGALAGAMAAAIPGLLRAFFGTSEVIVTIMMNYILLYLSTYTLHEIMPESYRSSLDSSNMISENASLRIPWLTQMFGGSRVNGGLFLALIALVVVWIVMKKTTLGFEIRSVGLNPYASEYAGMSSKRTIVLSMVISGGLAGLGGVVEGLGTYQNFFVQTTSLSIGFDGMAVSLLGSGSAIGILLSALLFSVLKIGGLGMQTGAGVPFEIVNVSIALIIFFVGINFLIRFLMAKFFQGKKQEEIVATIETKPNHQNQEGGEL; this comes from the coding sequence ATGAATGATCGTAGCGAAAGGTTCCGTAATCTGCTAGTGCCTATATTTTCGGTTATTTTAGGGTTGATTCTAGGTGCTATTTTGATGGTTGCCTTTGGTTACCATCCAATCCAAGGATATTCTTCCATGTTGAATGCTTCGTTAGGTTCACAACGAAGTATCGGTGAAACATTAAGACAAGCAACACCTTTGATTTTTACAGCCTTAGGTTTTTCTGTTGCAAATTCAGCCGGATTCTTTAATATCGGGCTTTCTGGACAAGCACTTTGTGGTTGGATCATAAGCATTTGGACCGCATTAGCTTTTCCAGATCTACCAAAAATCATTCTCTTGCCAATGTGCGTGATTTTAGGTGCACTTGCTGGGGCAATGGCCGCAGCTATTCCAGGATTGTTACGTGCGTTCTTTGGAACAAGTGAAGTTATCGTAACAATCATGATGAATTATATTTTGCTCTATTTAAGTACGTATACACTTCATGAAATAATGCCTGAATCTTATCGTTCAAGTTTAGACTCTTCAAATATGATCAGTGAGAATGCTTCCTTACGTATTCCTTGGCTAACGCAGATGTTTGGAGGCTCTCGTGTGAATGGCGGACTCTTCTTGGCACTGATTGCGTTAGTGGTTGTATGGATCGTTATGAAGAAAACAACCTTAGGCTTTGAGATCCGTTCTGTTGGATTGAATCCATACGCCTCTGAATATGCGGGAATGAGTAGTAAACGAACAATTGTCTTATCCATGGTTATTTCTGGTGGATTAGCTGGACTAGGTGGTGTGGTCGAAGGACTAGGAACATACCAAAACTTCTTCGTTCAAACAACTTCATTATCCATCGGGTTTGACGGTATGGCCGTGTCATTATTAGGTTCTGGTTCTGCCATTGGGATTTTGTTATCTGCGCTATTATTCAGTGTCCTAAAAATCGGTGGATTAGGGATGCAGACCGGTGCTGGGGTACCGTTTGAAATCGTCAATGTATCGATTGCCTTGATCATCTTCTTCGTGGGGATCAACTTCTTGATTCGTTTCCTTATGGCGAAATTCTTCCAAGGGAAAAAACAAGAGGAAATCGTCGCAACGATTGAAACGAAACCAAATCATCAAAATCAAGAAGGAGGAGAGCTGTAA
- a CDS encoding ABC transporter permease encodes MSTVELISLILTSTLVYSTPLILTSLGGTFSERSGIVNVGLEGIMVMGAFSAVVFNLTMSDTLGSMTPWIAILVGGVVGVLFSLIHAVATISLRADHIISGTVINLMAPALGVFLIKAWYGKGQTDNISQNLGYFSFPGLSEIPVIGQIFFRNTFLPAYCAILIAVIAWFVIFKTKFGLRLRSVGENPQAADTLGINVYAMRYSGVLISGLLGGMGGAVFAQSISGNFSAGTIVGQGFISMAAMIFGKWNPLGAMGASLFFGFAQSLSIIGAQLPVISSIPPVLLQIAPYLLTIIVLVAFLGKASGPKANGKNYIKSK; translated from the coding sequence ATGTCAACAGTAGAACTGATTTCCTTGATCCTTACATCAACACTTGTTTATTCAACACCGTTGATTTTAACCTCCTTAGGCGGAACGTTTTCTGAACGAAGCGGGATCGTCAACGTTGGGTTAGAAGGCATCATGGTGATGGGGGCGTTTAGTGCGGTCGTCTTCAACTTGACGATGAGTGACACATTAGGCTCAATGACTCCTTGGATTGCTATTTTAGTCGGTGGCGTGGTTGGTGTTCTCTTTTCCTTGATCCATGCAGTCGCAACGATCAGCTTGCGCGCAGACCATATCATCAGCGGAACGGTCATCAATTTGATGGCACCTGCTTTAGGTGTATTTTTGATCAAAGCATGGTATGGTAAAGGACAAACAGACAATATCTCACAAAACTTAGGTTACTTTTCATTTCCTGGATTATCTGAGATTCCAGTGATTGGTCAAATTTTCTTTAGAAATACATTTTTACCAGCGTATTGTGCGATTTTAATTGCTGTTATCGCATGGTTCGTCATCTTCAAAACTAAATTTGGTTTACGTTTACGTTCTGTTGGGGAAAATCCTCAAGCTGCAGATACACTAGGGATCAATGTATATGCGATGCGCTATTCAGGTGTCTTGATTTCTGGTCTTCTTGGAGGAATGGGTGGAGCTGTTTTTGCTCAATCGATCTCTGGGAACTTTTCAGCAGGAACGATTGTCGGTCAAGGGTTCATCTCAATGGCTGCAATGATTTTTGGTAAGTGGAATCCACTAGGTGCGATGGGTGCATCCTTATTCTTTGGTTTTGCACAAAGTTTGAGTATCATCGGCGCGCAATTACCAGTTATTTCTTCAATTCCACCAGTTTTACTACAGATTGCGCCTTATCTATTAACAATTATCGTTTTAGTGGCGTTCTTAGGTAAAGCATCTGGACCAAAAGCCAACGGTAAGAATTATATAAAATCCAAATAA